The following are encoded in a window of Streptomyces sp. 11x1 genomic DNA:
- a CDS encoding sugar phosphate nucleotidyltransferase produces the protein MHAVILAGGKGVRLRPYTTALPKPLVPIGDQHAILEIVLRQLSTAGFTHVTIAIGHLGEIIRAYVGDGSQWGLTVDYAPEESPLGTMGPLLNLREKLPESFLVMNGDILTDLDYADVLRRHRDSGAPLTIATYTREVHIDFGVLTTDDSKVVAFTEKPSMDYRVSMGVYGVSRSTLEGYTPGLPLGFDELVLDLISTQNQPHAYDFDGYWLDIGRPDDYDRANAEFTTRKSLLLKGA, from the coding sequence ATGCACGCAGTGATCCTGGCGGGAGGCAAGGGCGTCCGGCTGCGGCCCTACACGACCGCGCTGCCGAAGCCGCTCGTCCCCATCGGCGACCAGCACGCCATCCTGGAGATCGTGCTGCGCCAGCTCTCCACGGCCGGCTTCACCCATGTCACCATCGCCATCGGCCACCTCGGCGAGATCATCCGTGCCTACGTCGGCGACGGCTCCCAGTGGGGCCTGACCGTCGACTACGCCCCCGAGGAGAGCCCGCTGGGCACCATGGGCCCGCTGCTCAACCTGCGCGAGAAGCTGCCCGAGTCGTTCCTCGTGATGAACGGCGACATCCTCACCGACCTCGACTACGCCGACGTCCTGCGCCGGCACCGGGATTCCGGGGCGCCGCTCACCATCGCCACCTACACCCGCGAGGTCCACATCGACTTCGGTGTCCTGACCACCGACGACAGCAAGGTCGTCGCCTTCACCGAGAAGCCGAGCATGGACTACCGCGTCTCCATGGGCGTCTACGGCGTCTCCCGCTCCACCCTGGAGGGCTACACCCCCGGACTGCCGCTGGGTTTCGACGAGTTGGTCCTCGATCTGATAAGCACTCAGAACCAGCCGCACGCCTACGACTTCGACGGGTACTGGCTGGACATAGGCCGACCGGACGACTACGACCGGGCCAACGCCGAGTTCACCACCCGCAAGTCGCTTCTGCTCAAGGGAGCCTGA
- a CDS encoding DNA-binding protein, with protein sequence MSGGTEVSYEDVLAAGGVLPPDTEGAGERAVPLTARAYRHPGLEERVVVRLVAGELGAAEDLAAGFLGLEPDAEPAVVGLGLRQSLGFPEWVLVHHPADGHHALGIVPDLEKAARQAKSKPKTAMDAYLELGERLAASVPHFLPTFFEQAGRVFLAEENATYAAQLFTRARKAEAEHGLVVEEERLDAVFLEFALAGALPVKVLSAYAKELAARVPAEEALRRFTKLCLRRTAGGLPPSAQMANDLRRLARAAGRDADRTEQEYLAELLVLPSTPRAAAGWWKGHRTALVALAEREPKVRGTLLDTLPSSHDDHMPAMWLDMLEASGATAGLWDGSLPEEQRPHDGTAGWLERFLTYRERARSWRGSTRMPELYPLVERTADRLRAELTTSGRELRVTHDIDLMDLLLSLDVPVAAPPKDSALPLEQWAPGEGHRELLSLAADSRFHKAFRRGADRFGDDDQGRRAIRVLATSPGGRPLLAEWVRGVVRRFAAVGLPQLPDALARLKWLPAEALALAEEEVRGAVSTDLAPVLSRTLRAGLFDELGWPAWEDATATLVPKDDVEDIVVADAWPHLVVAGAAQARVIGAEGTLLTHDLRVSADDRWGDPGFHHVDGELLVYWRSRDNGLRGYWHTRADSPQPMEGPGGTRSTEMDWYKADLKLTLPLPGGGRATGAGVLHAGDTTIPDERWLLFDGASYWVWHAEGERETHGFYEYDPATHRRGRMSMPAFLADALRDAPEGSVYDSGWLGPSPTVGHAPACAPVDGVIGLRTVRLPDGAYRTQDLAGHTVTLPAGKGRPSALVVFPGDDRARAVVRNGWQLEIVDTDGVVTSVAKTDRTPGVFGEGTLLLPPVQFWECMTPRDPEGSAALRRIDAAISTALLAAAAQGAAQEDKDALPDAIRALLPVTHDALVAGIAGVVRHAAGQQAVLDAAAARLTRALDEGVDELEGPAGPADTVLQSALSGLGEPPHHWWNRDEEADTVFRALRVMSRAAGLLPATAAPKGATVRLHLDGTELPSGQPDLWSLADRTSAIVFRALALTTPEEHREALRALLDRFATLGLGIGAASERWRAVILGLKADQLRTASGDWRTGSWNGLLPLGDDAFLAVVGRLSLNDDDGAVFTGFFHDPTGRFEIPEPYTLRESCRLAGEAHAARLGAFLTELAERGPAPWFPEAAEEFARRTGVTETMARLIVAGLPQVDVYQRAFLSKEARDAIGVKQAPAAVAKDELRGVGGEIRAAVVAALLPADPALLWTEGPDVAAAAEVWNSKMGRRIAIPEELLADATRAVKHSRWELRSALPALLHPAGEPRLTRDLEWAVRGDRVRPIDDDAVGFTADTLVGSVGLAAWLAHRLPAGDPLRAALPTALTAVRERLAHPGLVLDVGRYVGLPQFRKTAGTPTEVGEGFERYGAVILATQDDQPAPGIRVALLDEAGEDPYLPALRIDNQRPYAVEVALRLARSAPYAALLADPGDPVVGERGKDGTWWPQDPSRSVPELVTEVAKEYGIGEDAATLYLMLLAMPDPTDRMTARWTGWKPARLKAARAELAGGELVVEATRARAGRSLFLPGGWVDPKSPRLPLERWKLPLFAGLMTDEDATFGVIVPSEPAAELYRRAWQRIQDGDAPRFEELKVRRGRRR encoded by the coding sequence ATGAGCGGGGGGACAGAGGTGTCTTACGAGGATGTGCTGGCCGCGGGCGGGGTGCTGCCGCCGGACACCGAGGGGGCCGGGGAGCGGGCGGTGCCGCTGACGGCGCGGGCGTACCGTCATCCGGGCCTGGAGGAGCGGGTGGTGGTGCGGCTGGTCGCCGGGGAGCTGGGCGCGGCGGAGGATCTGGCCGCCGGGTTCCTGGGCCTGGAGCCGGACGCGGAGCCGGCGGTCGTCGGGCTGGGGCTGCGGCAGTCGCTGGGCTTCCCCGAGTGGGTGCTGGTGCACCACCCGGCGGACGGGCACCACGCGCTGGGCATCGTGCCGGACCTGGAGAAGGCGGCCCGGCAGGCGAAGTCCAAGCCGAAGACGGCCATGGACGCCTATCTGGAGCTCGGCGAGCGGCTGGCGGCGTCGGTGCCGCACTTCCTGCCGACCTTCTTCGAGCAGGCCGGACGGGTGTTTCTCGCCGAGGAGAACGCCACGTACGCGGCCCAGTTGTTCACCCGCGCCCGCAAGGCCGAGGCGGAACACGGGCTCGTCGTGGAGGAGGAGCGGCTCGACGCCGTGTTCCTGGAGTTCGCGCTGGCCGGCGCACTCCCGGTGAAGGTGCTGTCGGCGTACGCGAAAGAGCTGGCCGCGCGGGTCCCGGCCGAGGAGGCGCTGCGGCGCTTCACCAAGCTGTGCCTGCGCCGTACGGCCGGTGGTCTGCCGCCCTCGGCCCAGATGGCGAATGACCTGCGCCGGCTGGCCCGGGCCGCCGGACGGGACGCGGACCGGACCGAACAGGAGTACCTGGCCGAACTGCTGGTCCTGCCGTCCACGCCGCGCGCGGCGGCGGGCTGGTGGAAGGGGCACCGTACGGCGCTCGTGGCGCTGGCGGAGCGCGAGCCCAAGGTACGGGGCACCCTGCTGGACACTCTCCCCTCGTCTCACGACGACCACATGCCCGCGATGTGGCTGGACATGCTGGAGGCCTCCGGCGCCACGGCCGGGCTGTGGGACGGCTCCCTGCCCGAGGAGCAGCGTCCGCACGACGGCACGGCGGGCTGGCTGGAGCGGTTCCTGACCTACCGTGAACGGGCGCGGTCCTGGCGCGGCTCCACCCGGATGCCCGAGCTGTATCCGCTGGTCGAGCGGACGGCGGACCGGCTGCGCGCCGAACTGACAACATCGGGACGCGAGTTGCGGGTCACGCACGACATCGACCTGATGGATCTGCTGCTCTCCCTGGACGTGCCCGTGGCCGCCCCGCCGAAGGACTCGGCGTTGCCGCTGGAGCAGTGGGCCCCGGGTGAGGGACACCGCGAGCTGCTGTCGCTGGCCGCCGACTCCCGCTTCCACAAGGCTTTCCGGCGGGGCGCGGACCGGTTCGGCGACGACGACCAGGGGCGGCGCGCGATCCGGGTGCTGGCCACGTCGCCGGGCGGGCGGCCGCTGCTGGCCGAGTGGGTGCGCGGGGTCGTCCGGCGGTTCGCCGCCGTGGGCCTGCCCCAGCTTCCCGACGCGCTCGCCCGGCTGAAGTGGCTGCCGGCCGAGGCGCTGGCGCTCGCCGAGGAGGAGGTACGCGGCGCCGTCTCCACCGACCTGGCACCGGTGCTGTCGCGCACGCTGCGCGCCGGACTCTTCGACGAACTGGGCTGGCCCGCCTGGGAGGACGCGACGGCCACGCTCGTCCCGAAGGACGATGTCGAGGACATCGTCGTCGCCGACGCCTGGCCGCATCTCGTCGTGGCGGGCGCCGCACAGGCCAGGGTGATCGGCGCGGAGGGCACGCTCCTCACCCACGACCTGCGGGTCTCCGCGGACGACAGGTGGGGCGACCCGGGCTTCCACCACGTGGACGGCGAGCTGCTCGTCTACTGGCGGTCGCGCGACAACGGCCTGCGCGGCTACTGGCACACCCGGGCCGACAGCCCCCAGCCCATGGAGGGCCCGGGCGGCACCCGGAGCACCGAGATGGACTGGTACAAGGCCGACCTGAAGCTCACCCTGCCCCTGCCGGGCGGCGGCCGGGCCACCGGCGCGGGGGTGCTGCACGCCGGGGACACCACGATCCCCGACGAGCGGTGGCTGCTGTTCGACGGCGCCTCGTACTGGGTCTGGCACGCGGAGGGCGAGCGGGAGACACACGGGTTCTACGAGTACGACCCGGCGACGCACAGGCGCGGGCGGATGAGCATGCCCGCCTTCCTCGCCGACGCGCTGCGCGACGCTCCCGAGGGCAGCGTGTACGACAGCGGCTGGCTCGGCCCCTCCCCGACCGTCGGCCACGCGCCGGCCTGCGCACCCGTCGACGGCGTGATCGGCCTGCGCACGGTCCGGCTGCCCGACGGCGCCTACCGCACGCAGGACCTGGCCGGGCACACCGTCACCCTGCCCGCCGGGAAGGGCCGACCGTCCGCGCTCGTCGTGTTCCCGGGCGACGACCGGGCCCGTGCCGTCGTCCGCAACGGCTGGCAGCTGGAGATCGTCGACACCGACGGCGTCGTCACCTCCGTCGCGAAGACGGACCGCACCCCGGGCGTCTTCGGCGAGGGCACGCTGCTGCTGCCCCCGGTGCAGTTCTGGGAGTGCATGACGCCCCGCGACCCGGAGGGCTCCGCGGCGCTGCGCCGCATCGACGCGGCAATCTCGACGGCCCTGCTGGCCGCCGCCGCGCAAGGCGCAGCGCAGGAGGACAAGGACGCGCTTCCCGACGCGATCCGCGCGCTGCTGCCGGTCACCCATGACGCCCTCGTGGCGGGCATCGCCGGAGTCGTCCGCCACGCCGCCGGGCAGCAGGCCGTCCTCGACGCGGCGGCGGCCCGCCTCACCCGGGCGCTGGACGAGGGAGTGGACGAGCTGGAGGGACCCGCGGGCCCCGCCGACACCGTCCTCCAGAGCGCCCTGAGCGGCCTCGGCGAGCCGCCCCACCACTGGTGGAACCGCGACGAGGAGGCCGACACCGTCTTCCGTGCGCTGCGGGTGATGAGCAGGGCCGCCGGACTCCTCCCCGCCACGGCGGCGCCGAAGGGAGCGACGGTCCGCCTCCACCTCGACGGAACCGAACTGCCGAGCGGACAGCCGGATCTGTGGTCGCTGGCCGACCGCACGAGCGCCATTGTCTTCCGGGCCCTGGCCCTCACCACCCCGGAGGAGCACCGGGAGGCGCTGCGTGCCCTGCTCGACCGGTTCGCGACGCTGGGGCTGGGGATCGGTGCCGCCTCCGAGCGGTGGCGCGCGGTGATCCTGGGCCTGAAGGCCGATCAACTGCGCACCGCCTCGGGCGACTGGCGCACCGGCTCGTGGAACGGCCTGCTGCCGCTGGGCGACGACGCCTTCCTCGCCGTCGTGGGACGCCTCTCCCTCAACGACGACGACGGCGCCGTCTTCACCGGGTTCTTCCACGACCCGACGGGACGCTTCGAGATCCCGGAGCCGTACACCCTCCGCGAGTCCTGCCGACTGGCCGGGGAAGCGCACGCGGCCCGGCTCGGCGCGTTCCTCACGGAGCTGGCCGAGCGTGGCCCGGCCCCCTGGTTCCCGGAGGCCGCCGAGGAGTTCGCGCGCCGCACCGGTGTCACCGAGACGATGGCCCGGCTGATCGTCGCCGGACTTCCCCAGGTCGACGTCTACCAGCGGGCGTTCCTGTCCAAGGAGGCACGCGACGCCATCGGTGTGAAGCAGGCTCCCGCGGCCGTCGCCAAGGACGAACTACGGGGCGTCGGCGGCGAGATCCGCGCCGCCGTGGTGGCCGCGCTGCTGCCGGCCGACCCCGCCCTGCTGTGGACCGAGGGGCCCGACGTGGCCGCCGCGGCCGAGGTCTGGAACAGCAAGATGGGCAGGCGGATCGCGATCCCCGAGGAACTGCTCGCCGACGCGACCCGCGCGGTCAAGCACTCCCGGTGGGAGCTCCGCAGCGCCCTGCCCGCGCTGCTCCACCCGGCCGGTGAACCCCGCCTCACCCGGGACCTGGAATGGGCGGTCAGGGGCGACCGGGTCCGGCCCATCGACGACGACGCGGTCGGGTTCACCGCCGACACCCTCGTCGGCTCGGTGGGCCTCGCCGCCTGGCTCGCCCACCGGCTGCCCGCCGGCGACCCGCTGCGGGCCGCGCTGCCCACCGCGCTCACCGCCGTACGCGAGCGGCTGGCGCACCCCGGGCTCGTCCTGGACGTCGGGCGGTACGTCGGCCTCCCCCAGTTCCGGAAGACCGCGGGCACCCCGACCGAGGTCGGCGAGGGCTTCGAGCGGTACGGCGCCGTGATCCTGGCCACCCAGGACGACCAGCCGGCGCCCGGCATCCGGGTCGCGCTGCTCGACGAGGCGGGCGAGGACCCGTACCTGCCCGCGCTGCGCATCGACAACCAGCGGCCCTACGCCGTCGAGGTGGCGCTGCGGCTGGCCCGTTCCGCCCCGTACGCCGCCCTGCTGGCCGACCCGGGTGACCCGGTGGTGGGCGAGCGCGGCAAGGACGGCACCTGGTGGCCGCAGGACCCGAGCCGTTCGGTGCCCGAGCTGGTGACCGAGGTGGCGAAGGAGTACGGCATCGGCGAGGACGCCGCCACGCTCTATCTGATGCTGCTCGCCATGCCCGACCCGACGGACCGGATGACGGCCCGCTGGACGGGGTGGAAGCCGGCCCGGCTCAAGGCGGCCCGTGCCGAACTGGCCGGGGGCGAGCTGGTGGTGGAGGCCACCCGTGCCAGGGCCGGGCGTTCGCTCTTCCTGCCTGGCGGCTGGGTCGACCCGAAGTCGCCGCGGCTGCCGCTGGAGCGGTGGAAGCTGCCGCTGTTCGCCGGCCTGATGACCGACGAGGACGCCACGTTCGGTGTGATCGTGCCCTCCGAACCGGCCGCCGAGCTGTACCGCAGGGCCTGGCAGCGGATCCAGGACGGCGACGCGCCCCGGTTCGAGGAGCTGAAGGTGCGTCGGGGCCGCCGCCGCTGA
- a CDS encoding GDP-mannose 4,6-dehydratase: MTSAPLAAVTGAEGFIGSHLTEALVASGHRVRAMAQYNSFSSYGWLETLHPDVLDQVEIVLGDVRDPGSVRGLLDGADTAYHLAALIAIPYSYQAPHSYVDTNVTGTLNVLEAVRTLGTPRLVHTSTSETYGTARTVPITEDHPINTQSPYAASKAGGDRLADSYHASFDTPVVTLRPFNTFGPRQSMRAVIPTVIGQVAAGERTITLGDLRPTRDFTFVKDTAQAFLTVGTAPADKVVGRTFNAGTGCEISVGDLVALIGKVMDSALDVREDEARIRPANSEVMRLVADASRLTAATGWQPAHTLEEGLAHTVEFFRDPANLARYKTGIYNI, encoded by the coding sequence TTGACCTCCGCACCGCTCGCCGCCGTCACCGGAGCCGAGGGCTTCATCGGCTCGCACCTGACCGAGGCGCTCGTCGCCTCCGGACACCGGGTCCGGGCCATGGCCCAGTACAACTCCTTCTCCTCCTACGGCTGGCTGGAGACCCTGCACCCGGACGTCCTGGACCAGGTCGAGATCGTCCTCGGCGACGTCCGCGACCCCGGCTCCGTTCGCGGTCTCCTCGACGGCGCCGACACCGCGTACCACCTGGCCGCCCTCATCGCGATCCCGTACTCCTACCAGGCGCCGCACAGCTACGTGGACACCAATGTCACCGGCACCCTCAACGTCCTGGAGGCCGTCAGAACCCTCGGCACACCCCGCCTGGTGCACACCTCCACCAGCGAGACCTACGGCACCGCGCGGACCGTGCCGATCACCGAGGACCACCCCATCAACACCCAGTCCCCGTACGCCGCCTCGAAGGCCGGCGGGGACCGACTGGCCGACAGCTACCACGCGAGCTTCGACACCCCGGTCGTCACCCTGAGACCCTTCAACACCTTCGGGCCCCGCCAGTCGATGCGCGCGGTGATCCCCACGGTGATCGGGCAGGTCGCGGCGGGGGAGCGCACCATCACCCTCGGCGATCTGCGCCCCACCCGGGACTTCACCTTCGTCAAGGACACCGCGCAGGCGTTCCTGACCGTCGGCACCGCTCCCGCCGACAAGGTCGTGGGCCGCACCTTCAACGCCGGCACCGGGTGCGAGATCTCCGTCGGCGACCTAGTCGCGCTGATCGGCAAGGTCATGGACAGCGCACTCGACGTCCGCGAGGACGAGGCACGCATCCGGCCCGCGAACTCCGAGGTCATGCGGCTCGTCGCCGACGCGAGCCGGCTGACCGCCGCCACCGGCTGGCAGCCCGCCCACACCCTGGAGGAAGGCCTCGCGCACACCGTGGAGTTCTTCCGCGACCCGGCCAACCTCGCCCGCTACAAGACCGGCATCTACAACATCTGA
- a CDS encoding DUF4132 domain-containing protein, whose translation MGWLSAGDGYEVALVEGRVAARATSGRAAGRQLKSLPKALKDHPEVDRLRRFAEWLDRHATACVEQVDAWMVSSLPVPTGLLARVWPDEAWQAALRDLAVVGDDPDEVGFLRGATDSGELRVVNLDGETVRLSPRTVTLPHPVLLPDLDDIREFAAELGIVQRVEQIHRATWRRPDDLAAKATQVREFTGGQYRSRFALAARATSLGYRVSGGYATARVRDGERTVEASVWIGEPYWDDEVETGSLTWQDQDGHALPLGEVGPVAWSEGMRMAAALYAGRVIEEGKDA comes from the coding sequence GTGGGATGGCTGTCGGCGGGCGACGGGTACGAGGTCGCTCTTGTGGAGGGGCGGGTGGCCGCACGAGCCACCTCGGGCCGTGCGGCGGGACGGCAGTTGAAGTCGCTGCCGAAGGCGCTGAAGGACCATCCCGAGGTGGACAGGCTGCGCCGGTTCGCCGAATGGCTGGATCGGCACGCGACGGCGTGCGTCGAACAGGTGGACGCCTGGATGGTGTCGTCACTGCCCGTACCCACCGGCCTGCTGGCCCGGGTGTGGCCGGACGAGGCGTGGCAGGCCGCCCTGCGCGATCTCGCGGTGGTCGGTGACGACCCGGACGAGGTGGGCTTCCTGCGGGGCGCCACCGACTCCGGCGAACTGCGCGTGGTGAACCTGGACGGTGAGACGGTCCGTCTCTCCCCGCGCACGGTGACCCTGCCGCACCCCGTGCTGCTGCCGGACCTCGACGACATCCGGGAGTTCGCGGCGGAGCTCGGCATCGTCCAGCGCGTCGAGCAGATACACCGGGCCACCTGGCGGCGCCCGGACGACCTGGCCGCCAAGGCCACCCAGGTGCGGGAGTTCACCGGCGGCCAGTACCGCTCCCGGTTCGCGCTCGCCGCACGGGCCACGTCCCTGGGGTACCGCGTCTCCGGCGGGTACGCCACCGCCCGGGTCCGGGACGGCGAGCGCACCGTCGAGGCCTCCGTGTGGATCGGGGAGCCGTACTGGGACGACGAGGTGGAGACCGGCAGCCTCACCTGGCAGGACCAGGACGGCCACGCCCTGCCGCTCGGCGAGGTGGGCCCGGTGGCGTGGTCGGAGGGGATGCGGATGGCCGCGGCGCTGTACGCCGGGCGCGTGATCGAGGAGGGCAAGGACGCATGA
- the pelF gene encoding GT4 family glycosyltransferase PelF has protein sequence MPVPHDARRLGAARVTLLTEGTYPHSHGGVSVWCDQLVQGMPDLDFDVIAVTGTGREPLVWDLPAHVVRVLSVPMWGDPPEGREPRGRARHRLVGAYERFLTALLDPGAEDGFAPALYKLARAAEDGALSPYLRSDRAIAQLTAVWNRPGLAVREARPTLHDALTATSLLEHALRPLAAPAPETGVAHAVSGGVAVLPGLTALERHGVPLLLTEHGVYLRERYLGYRTAPYRWPVKAVVLGFFRLLAEETYRRAALITPGNRYNRLWEEQGGADPESIRTVYNGVDPAAFPPAGPEPETPTLSWAGRVDPIKDLETLIRAFALVRAELPGARLRLFGGTPRGGEAYRDRCEALAAELGHGDAVTFEGRVDDIKDAYAAGNVVMLSSISEGFPFTLIEAMSCGRATVSTDVGGVREAVGDSGLVVPPRDPEAMAKAALELLGDPARRRAMGEAARLRVIEQFTLRRTIDTFRSIYLELPTLERRSATVDIPAPTPAPISTVAG, from the coding sequence ATGCCCGTTCCGCACGACGCGCGCCGACTCGGCGCGGCGCGCGTCACCCTCCTCACCGAAGGCACCTATCCCCACAGCCACGGCGGCGTCAGCGTCTGGTGCGACCAACTCGTCCAGGGCATGCCGGACCTCGACTTCGACGTCATCGCCGTCACCGGCACCGGACGCGAACCCCTCGTCTGGGACCTGCCCGCACACGTCGTCCGTGTGCTGTCGGTCCCCATGTGGGGCGACCCGCCCGAGGGCCGCGAGCCCCGGGGCCGTGCCCGTCACCGGCTCGTCGGCGCCTATGAGCGGTTCCTCACCGCCCTGCTCGACCCGGGGGCCGAGGACGGCTTCGCGCCCGCCCTGTACAAGCTGGCCCGGGCAGCGGAGGACGGCGCACTCAGCCCCTACCTGCGCTCGGACCGGGCCATCGCCCAGCTGACCGCCGTCTGGAACCGCCCCGGCCTCGCCGTCCGCGAGGCCCGCCCCACGCTGCACGACGCGCTCACCGCGACCTCCCTGCTCGAACACGCCCTGCGCCCGCTCGCCGCACCGGCTCCCGAGACCGGCGTCGCGCACGCCGTCAGTGGCGGTGTCGCCGTCCTGCCGGGCCTCACCGCTCTCGAACGGCACGGCGTCCCCCTGCTGCTGACCGAACACGGCGTCTATCTGCGCGAGCGCTACCTCGGCTACCGCACCGCCCCCTACCGCTGGCCCGTGAAGGCGGTCGTCCTCGGCTTCTTCCGCCTCCTCGCCGAGGAGACCTACCGGCGGGCGGCCCTGATCACCCCGGGCAACCGCTACAACCGGCTCTGGGAGGAACAGGGCGGCGCCGACCCCGAGTCGATCCGTACCGTCTACAACGGCGTCGACCCCGCCGCGTTCCCGCCCGCCGGGCCCGAACCGGAGACGCCCACCCTCAGCTGGGCGGGCCGCGTCGACCCCATCAAGGACCTGGAGACCCTCATCCGGGCGTTCGCCCTCGTCAGGGCGGAACTCCCGGGCGCGCGACTGCGGTTGTTCGGCGGGACGCCGCGCGGCGGCGAGGCCTACCGGGACCGCTGCGAGGCCCTCGCCGCCGAGCTGGGCCACGGCGACGCCGTCACCTTCGAGGGCCGCGTCGACGACATCAAGGACGCCTACGCCGCCGGCAACGTCGTCATGCTCTCCAGCATCAGCGAAGGCTTCCCCTTCACCCTCATCGAGGCCATGTCCTGCGGGCGGGCCACCGTCTCCACCGACGTGGGCGGTGTACGCGAGGCCGTCGGCGACAGCGGGCTCGTGGTGCCGCCGCGCGACCCGGAGGCGATGGCGAAGGCCGCGCTGGAGCTGCTGGGCGACCCGGCGCGCCGCCGGGCCATGGGGGAGGCGGCCCGGCTCCGGGTGATCGAGCAGTTCACCCTCCGCCGGACCATCGACACCTTCCGCTCCATCTACCTCGAACTGCCCACCCTGGAAAGGCGATCGGCGACCGTCGACATCCCGGCGCCGACGCCCGCTCCGATCAGCACGGTGGCCGGATGA
- a CDS encoding spherulation-specific family 4 protein, whose amino-acid sequence MSLLIPLYVHPAEDPGAWHRLITAAPRTYAVVLNPANGPGDVPDPAFTAAAGALRAAGARLLGYVDTDYGVRDRAEIADDVRRHREWYAADGCFLDQVTATPDGLPACRRLVRAVRRLGAATVVLNPGVHPAPGYARLADLTVTFEGHWSTYVSAFSRPAWAARHPPERLCHLVYGVPEALVPLAVRTAHDRGAAVCGPVTGEPPNPWAQLTPALTGTDR is encoded by the coding sequence GTGAGTCTGCTGATCCCGCTCTACGTCCACCCGGCCGAGGACCCGGGCGCCTGGCACCGTCTGATCACGGCGGCGCCCCGCACCTACGCCGTCGTCCTCAACCCCGCCAACGGCCCCGGCGACGTCCCCGACCCCGCCTTCACCGCGGCGGCCGGGGCCCTGCGCGCGGCCGGGGCCCGGCTGCTCGGCTACGTCGACACCGACTACGGGGTGCGCGACCGCGCCGAGATCGCCGACGACGTACGCCGTCACCGGGAGTGGTACGCGGCCGACGGCTGCTTCCTCGACCAGGTGACGGCGACCCCGGACGGCCTGCCCGCCTGCCGCAGGCTCGTCCGGGCCGTCCGCCGGCTCGGCGCCGCCACCGTCGTCCTCAACCCCGGCGTCCACCCGGCGCCGGGCTACGCCCGTCTCGCCGACCTGACCGTCACCTTCGAGGGACACTGGTCGACGTACGTGTCGGCGTTCAGCCGGCCCGCCTGGGCCGCCCGCCACCCGCCCGAGCGGCTCTGCCACCTCGTCTACGGCGTCCCCGAGGCCCTCGTCCCGCTCGCCGTGCGCACCGCGCACGACCGGGGCGCCGCCGTCTGCGGCCCGGTGACCGGGGAACCACCCAACCCCTGGGCCCAGTTGACGCCCGCCCTCACCGGGACGGACCGATGA
- a CDS encoding NAD-dependent epimerase/dehydratase family protein: MRILVLGFTGYLGTHVVEGLRGLPGALVLGGGRGPTADHTVDLATIGPPELAKILASAAPDTVVNCAGATGGDPVTLAEVNARGPAVLCAALREAAPGARLVHLGSAAEYGPGVPDIRVTESAATRPVAPYGATKLAGTVAVTASGLDAVVLRVGNPVGPGAPPAGLPGRIATLLRTAGPDPDAVLPLGDLSAYRDFVDVRDVTRAVALAATAPGPLPRILNIGGGRAVPAREVVRGLAAKAGFRGRIEENALGAGARGRPRAVGVAGPGRGGAGPSSPATPAEAGVVTAPGAAVPASTAGSVRSADVSWQCSDITAAEAALGWRPLHSLDDALTTLWESGREDNGGGGGKGDRTS; the protein is encoded by the coding sequence ATGCGCATTCTCGTCCTGGGTTTCACCGGCTATCTGGGCACCCATGTCGTCGAGGGGCTGCGTGGCCTGCCGGGCGCGCTGGTCCTCGGCGGGGGACGCGGACCCACCGCCGACCACACCGTGGACCTCGCCACCATCGGCCCACCGGAACTGGCGAAGATCCTGGCCTCGGCCGCACCCGACACCGTGGTCAACTGCGCGGGTGCGACCGGCGGCGATCCCGTGACCCTCGCCGAGGTCAACGCCCGTGGCCCCGCCGTTCTGTGCGCCGCGCTCCGCGAGGCCGCCCCGGGCGCCCGGCTGGTGCACCTGGGCTCGGCCGCCGAGTACGGGCCCGGTGTCCCGGACATCCGGGTCACGGAGTCGGCGGCCACCCGTCCGGTCGCCCCCTACGGCGCTACCAAGCTCGCGGGCACGGTCGCCGTCACCGCCTCCGGCCTGGACGCGGTGGTACTGCGCGTCGGCAACCCGGTCGGCCCCGGCGCGCCCCCGGCCGGCCTCCCCGGCCGCATCGCCACGCTCCTCCGCACGGCCGGCCCCGACCCCGACGCGGTCCTGCCTCTGGGCGACCTCTCCGCGTACCGCGACTTCGTCGACGTACGCGACGTCACCCGGGCGGTCGCCCTCGCGGCCACGGCTCCCGGTCCGCTGCCCCGCATCCTCAACATCGGCGGAGGCAGGGCCGTCCCGGCCCGCGAGGTGGTCCGGGGCCTGGCGGCCAAGGCCGGCTTCCGCGGCCGCATCGAGGAGAACGCGCTGGGCGCGGGGGCGCGCGGCCGCCCGAGGGCGGTGGGTGTCGCGGGGCCGGGTAGGGGTGGGGCCGGTCCCTCCTCCCCTGCGACGCCCGCCGAGGCCGGGGTGGTGACAGCCCCTGGGGCTGCCGTCCCGGCGTCGACGGCCGGTTCCGTCCGATCGGCGGACGTGTCGTGGCAGTGCTCCGACATCACCGCCGCCGAGGCGGCGCTCGGCTGGCGGCCCCTGCACAGCCTGGACGACGCGCTCACCACGCTGTGGGAGAGCGGACGGGAAGACAACGGCGGGGGCGGCGGGAAAGGTGACCGTACGTCGTGA